A single region of the Malaclemys terrapin pileata isolate rMalTer1 chromosome 2, rMalTer1.hap1, whole genome shotgun sequence genome encodes:
- the C2H7orf57 gene encoding uncharacterized protein C7orf57 homolog isoform X1, which translates to MRNMSKEPSGPPNQYAPCEWYYHVPLKRSEKSVNSEIPVPPPSQIPGLSNLGEYHNEITFGSRRKWIKDTDSEYVKLAKQGGRPDLLKHFTPSTRKTSPVAYAAPDWYTHPSKPPPDDESKAHVSSMPDYMVHEEFKSDQLNGNYETKRGPFDFDMKSIWQRDAEDKENKEKKKENAAQVEVHVGNTKEVKLPAINPKYPNRIPPSTANKEFHGGNRLYFPPMPGQKNNEPVNFSKLISNGYRDDWIQQRNDWEKKIQQTSKNNEQPEETLPPSEYQKKIGKKQKAKKYTLSFKRKTVAKIKDEPRSQSGPEISAPPKKSLFKLNMFRGIPARIDSNRQQVKAAASEM; encoded by the exons ATCAGAGAAGTCTGTGAACTCAGAAATCCCAGTCCCTCCACCATCCCAGATTCCAGGTCTGAGCAACCTCGGAGAGTATCACAATGAAATTACATTTGGGAGCCGCAGGAAATGGATCAAAGACACAGACTCAGAATATGTAAAGCTGGCAAAGCAAGGAGGTCGACCTG atttGTTGAAACATTTTACACCTAGTACAAGAAAAACATCCCCAGTAGCTTATGCTGCACCTGATTGGTATACACACCCCAGTAAACCACCACCAGATGATGAATCTAA AGCCCATGTTTCCTCAATGCCTGACTACATGGTTCATGAAGAGTTTAAGTCTGATCAGCTCAATGGTAACTATGAAACAAAAAGAGGGCCTTTTGATTTTGATATGAAAAGTATTTGGCAGAGGGATGCTGAGGACaaggagaacaaagagaaaaagaag GAAAATGCTGCTCAAGTTGAGGTCCATGTGGGCAACACAAAAGAG GTAAAGCTTCCTGCTATAAACCCCAAATACCCAAACAGAATACCACCCTCTACTGCAAATAAGGAATTCCACGGGGGAAATAGGCTTTATTTTCCACCTAT gCCTGGTCAGAAAAACAATGAACCAGTAAACTTCAGCAAACTGATTAGCAATGGTTACAGGGACGATTGGATTCAGCAGCGTAATGACTGGGAGAAAAAGATTCAGCAAACCTCAAAAAATAACGAGCAGCCTGAAG AGACTCTTCCTCCAAGTGAGTACCAGAAGAAAATAGGAAAGAAGCAGAAAGCTAAAAAATATACATTGTCATTCAAAAGAAAAACTGTTGCAAAAATAAAGGATGAGCCCAGATCTCAATCTGGACCTGAAATAAGTGCCCCGCCTAAGAAGTCACTCTTCAAACTCAACAT GTTCAGAGGCATCCCAGCCCGAATTGACTCCAACAGACAACAAGTAAAAGCTGCAGCTTCAGAGATGTAA
- the C2H7orf57 gene encoding uncharacterized protein C7orf57 homolog isoform X3: MRNMSKEPSGPPNQYAPCEWYYHVPLKRSEKSVNSEIPVPPPSQIPGLSNLGEYHNEITFGSRRKWIKDTDSEYVKLAKQGGRPDLLKHFTPSTRKTSPVAYAAPDWYTHPSKPPPDDESKAHVSSMPDYMVHEEFKSDQLNGNYETKRGPFDFDMKSIWQRDAEDKENKEKKKVKLPAINPKYPNRIPPSTANKEFHGGNRLYFPPMPGQKNNEPVNFSKLISNGYRDDWIQQRNDWEKKIQQTSKNNEQPEETLPPSSEASQPELTPTDNK; this comes from the exons ATCAGAGAAGTCTGTGAACTCAGAAATCCCAGTCCCTCCACCATCCCAGATTCCAGGTCTGAGCAACCTCGGAGAGTATCACAATGAAATTACATTTGGGAGCCGCAGGAAATGGATCAAAGACACAGACTCAGAATATGTAAAGCTGGCAAAGCAAGGAGGTCGACCTG atttGTTGAAACATTTTACACCTAGTACAAGAAAAACATCCCCAGTAGCTTATGCTGCACCTGATTGGTATACACACCCCAGTAAACCACCACCAGATGATGAATCTAA AGCCCATGTTTCCTCAATGCCTGACTACATGGTTCATGAAGAGTTTAAGTCTGATCAGCTCAATGGTAACTATGAAACAAAAAGAGGGCCTTTTGATTTTGATATGAAAAGTATTTGGCAGAGGGATGCTGAGGACaaggagaacaaagagaaaaagaag GTAAAGCTTCCTGCTATAAACCCCAAATACCCAAACAGAATACCACCCTCTACTGCAAATAAGGAATTCCACGGGGGAAATAGGCTTTATTTTCCACCTAT gCCTGGTCAGAAAAACAATGAACCAGTAAACTTCAGCAAACTGATTAGCAATGGTTACAGGGACGATTGGATTCAGCAGCGTAATGACTGGGAGAAAAAGATTCAGCAAACCTCAAAAAATAACGAGCAGCCTGAAG AGACTCTTCCTCCAA GTTCAGAGGCATCCCAGCCCGAATTGACTCCAACAGACAACAAGTAA
- the C2H7orf57 gene encoding uncharacterized protein C7orf57 homolog isoform X2: MRNMSKEPSGPPNQYAPCEWYYHVPLKRSEKSVNSEIPVPPPSQIPGLSNLGEYHNEITFGSRRKWIKDTDSEYVKLAKQGGRPDLLKHFTPSTRKTSPVAYAAPDWYTHPSKPPPDDESKAHVSSMPDYMVHEEFKSDQLNGNYETKRGPFDFDMKSIWQRDAEDKENKEKKKENAAQVEVHVGNTKEVKLPAINPKYPNRIPPSTANKEFHGGNRLYFPPMPGQKNNEPVNFSKLISNGYRDDWIQQRNDWEKKIQQTSKNNEQPEETLPPSSEASQPELTPTDNK, from the exons ATCAGAGAAGTCTGTGAACTCAGAAATCCCAGTCCCTCCACCATCCCAGATTCCAGGTCTGAGCAACCTCGGAGAGTATCACAATGAAATTACATTTGGGAGCCGCAGGAAATGGATCAAAGACACAGACTCAGAATATGTAAAGCTGGCAAAGCAAGGAGGTCGACCTG atttGTTGAAACATTTTACACCTAGTACAAGAAAAACATCCCCAGTAGCTTATGCTGCACCTGATTGGTATACACACCCCAGTAAACCACCACCAGATGATGAATCTAA AGCCCATGTTTCCTCAATGCCTGACTACATGGTTCATGAAGAGTTTAAGTCTGATCAGCTCAATGGTAACTATGAAACAAAAAGAGGGCCTTTTGATTTTGATATGAAAAGTATTTGGCAGAGGGATGCTGAGGACaaggagaacaaagagaaaaagaag GAAAATGCTGCTCAAGTTGAGGTCCATGTGGGCAACACAAAAGAG GTAAAGCTTCCTGCTATAAACCCCAAATACCCAAACAGAATACCACCCTCTACTGCAAATAAGGAATTCCACGGGGGAAATAGGCTTTATTTTCCACCTAT gCCTGGTCAGAAAAACAATGAACCAGTAAACTTCAGCAAACTGATTAGCAATGGTTACAGGGACGATTGGATTCAGCAGCGTAATGACTGGGAGAAAAAGATTCAGCAAACCTCAAAAAATAACGAGCAGCCTGAAG AGACTCTTCCTCCAA GTTCAGAGGCATCCCAGCCCGAATTGACTCCAACAGACAACAAGTAA